The Cottoperca gobio chromosome 15, fCotGob3.1, whole genome shotgun sequence genome segment AGTACTTAACAATGTTCAGGCTTGAGGGAAAACCAAACAGTGTCACTCTAAATCTCCATCTTTACACATTTCCACCTAAGCTTGGCAGAGCAAGGTGGTCGTAACAGTAAAACAGTctgttgtactgtatgttgtcATTTACTGTTGTTTTATGCCGGTCCGCTGTCTGCCTTTGCTCTCAGCACAACATTTACATCATGAATAGTTATAGTCATTATGCTTCATGTCTTACAGCAACTTTTACAGTGTCGagaaaaatgtttcctttaagaTCGAGTGCATGAGCCCATGAGtataggagggggggggggggctgatttaaggttttttttaaattacaaaaacaaagatgttgttttaaaggaaaagcTCGACATTGAAATATGCTTAtgtgctttcttgccgagataATGAGGCGCTGAAAGTAAAAATGTGATATAGGCCtattatgaatatatatctCACTTTCCTCACATTCAAGACAGAAGTTCATGTGAAACATGTTATGTGTAAttgttaaaaatatgtttatatgtcaaaatctaaatctaaatgttaaaatgtgcaAAGGGGTTTTTTTAGTTACAGATTTGCTGAGTGTCTTCCAGAATTCTCTTTTTGCACAGATGAAATATCACATGTGATCACATTAAGTGTGATGTAGAGGTGCGCTTTCTTATTTACCGTACACACCTGAGATATTTGTTCTTATCTAAcgctcagcaagaaagcaaagacGTGTGTTTCCCAACATTAAAAATGAGTATATGTATAGTAAGTCTTCCAACGACAAAAGAAGTTGTTTTTCCACGACCTCTAGCACTTTCTTCaatgttgaaaaataaatctttttttggcAATATAGTTAAGGTTTGGTTTTATGTTTGAAAATGACTCCTTCATTAAATCAGGGGACCTTTGGTTAAAGTCAAGCAGCGGTTGCGGTCAGGcttttacaaaacaacattGTCGTGCTTcgtcataattactacggcTGCTACAGGGCTTTGTCCGGTTCAGCATAGACTTCTGTCGTTTGTTTGACACTCGAGTGACGGATGCTTGTTGTTCTTCTTGGAAGGAATGTCTCAACTAATCCTTTGTTCAAATTATTGGGGATTTCCATCGAAAATGTACCTTTTTGAGAATCAAAAGCTTCCTGTCTGCACAGCTGAGAGGTGGCTCTATGAAGTTTGTGACTTGCTTTTTCACAGAGGATGGCAACTGGAGTCAGCTTTGAGTCACAGCTGTTGCCAAAAGTGAGGGCAACATGTTACACGTatcaaaaaagttattttttatctgtttaaaggacatttttttatagactaaacCAAGTTAGTGTACAACTTGCCACAGCCGGGCACTGTTTATTTGAGTAAGTGTTACtcaaacataattaaatattgcatttgtatttgatttggtAATCTAGTGAGTAGTTATAGTTAAAAAGGTGGATGTTGCGTTGATTCATAAATAAACTACAGTTGAAAGAATAAATCATGGAGTGGCTGTTTTTACAGTAATCATTTTGGGAACAATGGAGGTGTATGGCTTTGGCTACTTAAACTATAGGTGTTTTTAAAGGTGTTTTTGTTGGAttagttaataataaaaatacagaatatctttagactttaaaaaaaacactgcggTCATCACATGTTATTAGTTTAATAGCTTCTTTTtcatcattaaaacatttcttcataTAGTATTTTATCTACTGTGAGgtatttttaaaagcaaaagcaaaagcaaaagccCATTTAACTGAGCTGCTAGCTGTAACTGTAGCTAAACATTGTTTACACCCACAAAACTATGTTTTCCCCGTAATCTCCAAATATATCAGGTTGAATTTCATGTATAAATGTTGCACAATACAATCTGCAGTATTTCCCTTTCATCCATAGAAATCATGGGATCTTGGGTTTGAATGTTTCATCGGTGTAAACATGATAGAGCTTCAAGGAAGAGTTGAAACATCATATACAATAATGCTACGATGCCGTGAGTGTGGAATGTGGAATAAGAGTATTTGTTCTCCTTCAAGGAATACAAAAGGGCTGTGAAGCCAGTGGTTAAACATACTTTAGATAATGCACTTCTGTTTAATGTCACATGAGGCCAACAGAAGAATGTAGTGGTCAGCTCGGCCCTGGCTTCAGAACGAGGCAGAGAGTCACGTTCCTGGTCGAGACCTTTGTAAAAGCCAAGCTTTGCCTGGAATCTCAAAGCACATCTCCACAGTTAtaattttctaaatgtgtgtgtatgtgtgaaattCAATGTGGGATCCCAGTGCCAAGTGACGTGCAGGAAGAACACAcccatccgtgtgtgtgtgtgtgtgtgtgtgtgcgtgtgtcaaaGTACTGATCCAAACCAGCTGTCAGTATGTCCACATCCCCTCTCTTCACGTCTTGGTAAGCCAATACTTAATGGATGGTGAGACACAGGGGAGCGACCTCGGAGCATTTTACTCCAATAACAAGAATCTTCTGTATGAAAGTTGACCTGCGCTGAAAGAGGGCTCGGTTTGTTTATATGACCCAAAGCATTGTCTTTTCACATAAACATTTCACTCATGGCAGTTAAGCTTTGCCACAAAAATGTAAAGGTTAATATCTAATGTCAAGGTAATTGTATTATGTGCCGATGAAATGGAAGTTCACACACTGGAGTAAAAGAAGCGTAGGACAAATGTGTTACCAATAGATACATTTATAAGTCACACCTGGAGTGCAACAAAGGAAGAAATGTTCAGATTCCTAACCTTGGGGGAGTTCCtcacacattacacatcatCAGCTTTGTGGAAACTAATAAGTGTcctcatttatttagtttgtaatTCTATATTTATTCACACTGTTTAAAGATACAGAGCTTACAGTGGCGCTCGCCGCTCGGGGCTACATTAACTGCTGCTAGCGTAGCACACCCGAATCTTCAACAGAACTGTTGGTGAtccagttgcattgtgggtaatgtaggcggcaGGTTTAGACAAGAAAGAAGAGATGTGTAAAATTAAAAAGGCAATATCTTTGATCCTCAAGACTGGATATACAAGTAAAATCAGTTCCACCTCTAAACAAATGCTACTTACACATGAATGTGTAATATTCTAATGATATATagtgatttattctttattctatgtatttctttatatatatcgGACAGTGCACATTGATCGACAGTAACGTTAACAACATCTAAATCTGTTGACACAACTTAAAATGACAAACGATACAAATAATTATCTACATAATAAAGTTACAAtgaaaataagataataaactgaaacatttgaTGCCATTATATATGTACTTATATTGAAAAAAATACTGCATGTTCTGAAAGTAAGATTATTATTGCAATACAGAACATAACTaagaataataaacacatttctttggtGCGTCCACTTCTTACAGAAGGAATCCTTTAAGTTTCTTCATCAGGATCCTGTTTATAGCAAACAGAAGTAAATACCAGAAACATTAAATACAGCCACTAATTTAAACAGTTTGCCGTTCTTGTGTCTTACTGGTTTTAGATTTACCTCACAGGTAAGTAAATCCCACAAAATGTCTGAGTTCTTCTTCCACTAGTTGCCTTTACACAACTTATTATGCAGTAAATACAGCGTGATGAGTTTAGAGGTCGTGTATGTGTGTTCTTATCTTtacttgaatgtgtgtgttctcttttcTATAGGCTCAGGTATatgcacctgaacacacacacatccacacatgaACACCAGTCAACATGCTGCCTGAGACTCTCCTGCAGCAGTGATGCCTGCCTTCAGCCCCCCCGcccctctcctctgtgtgctgctgtgtgtgtcggTGGCTCTCCAGCGCTCTGACCTGCGACTGGCTTATGTGACCCACAACAGCTTTTTCTACTACTCCTGCAGCCAGGATCCACAACCCTGCAGCGTCTCATCCCTTACAGACTGCAGATGCAAGGACATCCAGCTTTCCACGCTGCATCGCCCCCAGTCGCACTCGTCTCCCGTTTTCCGAATGAGACGTTTAACTGTTTGGTTCACGTCGCCGTTGAACACGGCACGTCTGCTCAACAACTCGGAGGTGAGGCACCTCACGCTGATCCACTGTGGCCCTGGAGGATCCAGAGAGACACCTTCTTCTTCCCTGGAGGGACATTTTGCTGTGCAGCACCTGGAGAGGCTGACGGTGGTGAACCTGGCGCAGAGGCTGGTTCACCAATGTCCAGATGCAAACAGATTCAAGAACACAGACTCAAACAGTGACTCCAACAGAGATAATGGTGCGCTCCTCGACACAAATAGATTCCACAGGGATAAAGACACAAACCTGGACATGGTTGGGGACATGTTTAGAGATTCCTTGGCTTTGTCCTCTCCCCGGATCCAAGACATCTTCCTGGGCAGGGAGCTGGGAGCAGCGTTTCACGAACAGGCCAGACTGGGGATCATCCAAAGCTCGGTGCTGGAGTGGGGAGCAGAGGCCAAAGCCTACACAGTTcagacacacatagacaacGACGGCGTGCTGCCCTTCCCCGACCTTCACCTGCCAAAATTACCTGAGACATCTGTCATATTTGTCAGCTTTGTGTATTGATACCAAGTTACTTTTTGAGGAGTGCAGGTTAGAACAACGAGAGGAAGATGATCTTTTGTCCACTGTCCTGCACGGCAGTGGTCGTATTACAGAAACTTCTTAATTCTTAAGATAAGATAGTAAGAGTCGAAGATAAGATTTAAGTGTTGGTAACATTTCGTTGTGTGAAAGCAATAAAAGAGAAGCCGTGTGGATTAAACTAGTTGGGGGGGAAAGTGGAAGTTCAGACAGTTTAACAGTTATAGCAAAGTTATCTTAAGTTACGATAGGAACATTGACTAAGGAACTGTTTATCTGTAATAGCTTTTTTATCAGGTCCTAATCACTATGGTTACTGAACAGATAAGAGAAGATCTGCAAGTTACAGCCCGACGGATGCACATTTTTGGATTAAGTTTAAGAATGTTGGTTCTTTTTTGTCGCAGGCCTACGCCTCTGATTTACATGGATAACTGGGTAACTCCAAAGTAGCCTCAGACCATCCACAGCTGTTTGTCAGCATGTTAGAAGCAAAATATGTCAACTCATGAGAGACCCTCGGAGGGACCAGAATATCCTGCCAACCCCCTCCAGCGGACGTGTCCTTGGCCTCTAAATGTTAAGAGTTGATGGTTTTATCCCCAAATGAGAGGAAAGTGGTGGTCGGGTGTCTTTGTTAACCAGTTGAGCATTTATTCacccttttttcccctctctacCACAAAGACAAATGTGAGCTTCCTTCATGAAGTGTATCCAAGTTCTGATCCAGTTGCTGAATTGACACTGAATATAAAGCTGCTGGctgttttcagtgtttcacaagGCCACGCTTGTCAAATGTGAAAAACAGAAGAGCTTACTTGTAGGCCAAAATGTCATCCCTAAAGGGAGGACATTGAGCTTATATGGACTGCGGTGCAGCATGAATCCCTCCCAGCTATGCTTTGGCATTTCTacagctgacctctgacctctgacctctggtCCCTATGTAAAGGCAAGCAGAGACTTTTTCCTCTGGGATCAATGAAGTTGGATTTGAAACGCATGTTTTCTTCCATGATTtaccacaagatggcagcagaTACATTTGAGTCAAAGGAATGAACTAACTGAAGTGTTAAGGAAAGACTGAGCTGACTGAAAGCAGgaggaacattttattttttctttatttaagtcTCTTACTCTTATAACATCTTATAAACATTAAATTCAACAAATGTGTCATGACGCATATCAGCACTTTAAAAGAGCTTGTGAGGAATGTTATTTGTTCGGATAGAGGTACATTGTTAAGCGTTAATAAAGTATGGCATGATATTGATTTGTTTACGAAAGTAAAATGATCAATGTCATTACGTGCATTTGTTtacaacaaaaactgaaataaattatttactCATGACTTGTGAATTAAACATATTGATTGATGTTGTCCAACACTTGATTTGTAAGAGTCAGACATATAAAgtctaaatttaaaaaaggattgTTGCAGAAAATATCATcaatgtgtgtctatatgtgtaCATGTTGATACAGCGGCAACTCTACTATTGAagacatataaaacatatcttATAATGGATTCAGAGTTTAGAAAAATGCTTTGCATAGGTCTGTAGTGGAGGGAAATCCACctaaagtcacattttaaaggtgTGACCAGTCTGAAACAATATacgtacacattttattttgttgcttttggatatttgttttacatcacTGATCTTTGTGAGATCTGCCTACAGCTGGATTAGTCATGTTAAAAGCTCCTGTGTCTATGGTTACATTTGTCAATTCGATAATGATTGCATTCCTGATTAAAGACgctgtgtgtgcgcgcgcgtgtgcgtgtgtgtgtgtgtgtgtgtgcctgtgtgttttgactgcgtgtgttgactgtgtgctGACACCTGCTCGAGAGCCTCCTATTTGCATGATAAACGTGCAACCCATCTTGTTAAACGTCCTGTGAATGTAAACTGATGTCGCCTGTTGATCCTGCACCTGAGAGGTCAGCGCCACCCACCCGACACACACCGGGGGCAATTACCGGAGAAATCCCCGGCTGTGGAGGCGGTGAGGCAGCCGGCCGCTCTCCTTATGGAAATCAATCCTAAAGGTTGGTGTGAATCGTGACCTCCACTTGGGATAATCTGAAGACAAACTACCGCCTGTAAAAAAAACCAAATCAATTACATGTTCAGTCTGATACTCATGGTGCACGGAGCGCTGTGAATGCGCGCGGTTAATATTTATGTCAGTCTAAAAAAGGTGGACAGTCCCAGACTAAATCGGATGGATTTTTTTAGGTCGGCTCTCCCTCCACTGCACCCCTCCACGTGAGTCTTTAACCACGCTGCCGCCGTCCCCTCACCGGCAGTTtagcagtaaaacatttttataatcaGACGTTATTGTTCGCCGCCTCCTTGTGGGAGATGCGCCCatgttcattttttaaaagggcAAATCAGCCATAATTCAGTTTATAAACTGCAGCGCGCAGGGGAGAAATGCCTGGATGAATATTCATTAGAGACCGCCCGAACTGCCACGCTCGGTGATTCATTGGGCATATGTAAATATCACTCACTTTAATTGCCCCTAAACTGACTCAACATAATGTTGTCATTAGCAAATTATTACTTATTTGTGATACTAATGGTACGGTATGGCGCGCAGTGCTGAAGCTCCACATATATGATTGCAATTACAGCCCTTTTTATTCACAGGGTGACTGCGGAGTCTGAtgcatctgctgtgtgtgtgtgtgtgtgtgtgtgtgtgtgtgtgtgtgtgtatgtgtgcgcgcgtgtgtgtgtggctaagGTGCCAACAATTAATTTCAGTGACATGCACGGACGACTTGAGTCGATCCAGTcattagacacaaacacaacacacacatcacagacagACCGAACTCAGGACGGTTTTATGGacattttaatgtatgtttatgtatctGTATCATCTGGACTGACTTCAGAATTAGCAGGAAATTATTTCTCCCCTGAAACTTCTTAACCCTTAATTTAGTTCCTTATTCCGGTAGCTAATTATATCaccattcattaaaaaaaaaaagctcaattaaaacaacattaatggTTAATTTTGCGTAATTCTTAAACGCATAAGAAAATAAACTAATGGTTTCAAAAATGTGATGAATGCTTAAAGATAGACAATCAAAATTTGATTATTTCATAAATGACCATgaataaaatgacagattttgAACTATAATTTCTAATACTGATTTTTGTATCCCAATAATTCAGAAAGTGCAGTTCAATTAAGTTGAACTGGAAtctgcattaaaataaatccaaagAGGAACAACAACATTTGCTTCATGCACAGAGAATGATTTGATCTTTTGATATTTGCAGTTCAATGTGTATCTTGAATTGTTTGCTTGTATCTTGATTAAGTTTTACATTTGAGTTGTAAAATCACAAATCTCAGTAAACCACAATCTTCTTATCTTCTTATCTTGCAAATAGTCCTGATATGTCTGGTCTGAAATGatcacattcaaacacaaagtGGATCTTTACTTTTAGCCAGTTGTGAAGAAAAGTTTACCAAATTCATGGAGACAATCCTAAATACGCTGCTGTCCCAAAATGTTTGTATTCATCTTAAATCTCCTCAAATCCCCCCTAAAAAATGACTCATTGTATGTTAATCTGAAGAAAAACGATCAGGGATTAATGATACTTTGTGGATTTACAATTGTgagatttattaatttaaacacaaagaaagttttgttttagaaaacAAAGCTTGGCATCAGATTTCCGACATTTACCTAAATCCTCTGACTCTAAACTCCTCCATGACTCACCCTAAAACCAGAGGCTGTcgtattttttaaaataaactactgttgtatttgtttttaagaaaaatCCCTCCCTATTTGTCACAGTCTGCACAACACGACACGGTGTGGAGTTGTTTTATAGAGGCAGCAGCAGTTTGAAACAACAACCATGACAAAACAAGCCAacaaaacagagggagagagaaggacaggcAGGGACAaataatgatgtgtgtgtgtgtgtgtgtgtgtgtgtgtgtgtgtgtgtgtgtgtgtgtgtgtgtgtgtgtgcgtgtgtgcgtgtgtgtgtgtgtgtgtacacgcgGATGTGTGCGCATATGTCTGCAtctgtgagagagtgtgagggaGCTAATAAAGTAATGTGATGGATGATCTCCTTTCTCCCAGAGGGACCAGCACCATGTAAATTGGCCCACACAATGCATTATGGATAAGGCAGTTGAGATTATAGCTTGTTAATGTGTCCCTCCCtcgtcccctccctctcctctcgcctctctcgcctctctctctctctctctcttcctcccccctctctctctctctctctctctctctctctctctctctctctctctctctcaccatccCTCTGGTTCGGCTCAGGCAGGGACATGGTCACCTCATTGTCGGGGCGCGTGGGTCTTTTAg includes the following:
- the LOC115019914 gene encoding uncharacterized protein LOC115019914 yields the protein MPAFSPPAPLLCVLLCVSVALQRSDLRLAYVTHNSFFYYSCSQDPQPCSVSSLTDCRCKDIQLSTLHRPQSHSSPVFRMRRLTVWFTSPLNTARLLNNSEVRHLTLIHCGPGGSRETPSSSLEGHFAVQHLERLTVVNLAQRLVHQCPDANRFKNTDSNSDSNRDNGALLDTNRFHRDKDTNLDMVGDMFRDSLALSSPRIQDIFLGRELGAAFHEQARLGIIQSSVLEWGAEAKAYTVQTHIDNDGVLPFPDLHLPKLPETSVIFVSFVY